In Aestuariibaculum lutulentum, one DNA window encodes the following:
- the ilvB gene encoding biosynthetic-type acetolactate synthase large subunit, producing MNTQTENKTQEVASKTMRISGSEAVVRSLIAEGVDILYGYPGGAIMPVYDELFKFQDQIHHVLTRHEQGAAHAAQGYARISGKVGVAMATSGPGATNLITGIADAQIDSTPIVCITGQVFSHLLGSDAFQETDIVGISTPVTKWNCQVTKAADIPKALAKAFYIAKSGRPGPVLVDITKDAQVGELDFEYTPCKGVRSYIPVPKTNPADVQAAADLINAAKKPMIVWGQGVILGKAEEELKAVIEKAGIPAAWTILGASAIPTSHPLNIGMVGMHGNYAPNKLTNECDVLIAIGMRFDDRVTGKLDSYAKQAKIIHFDIDPAEVDKNVKTDVAVIGDSKDSLAQLLPLLEAKSHDAWLQEFKDLYAIEFEKVIKGDLHPVKEGLTMGEVLRQINEETKGNAAVVSDVGQHQMIACRYADFKVSKSNITSGGLGTMGFALPAAIGAKMAAPDREVVAIIGDGGFQMNIQELGTIFQTKVPVKIVVLNNEFLGMVRQWQQLFFDKRYASTEMTNPDFVTIAKGYHIDAKRVKKREELADAVKEMIASKDAYFLEVCVEKEDNVFPMVPTGASVSDVRLS from the coding sequence ATGAATACACAAACTGAAAACAAAACACAAGAAGTGGCAAGTAAAACAATGCGTATTTCAGGAAGCGAAGCTGTGGTACGAAGCTTAATTGCAGAAGGTGTAGACATCCTTTACGGATATCCGGGAGGAGCTATTATGCCTGTTTATGATGAATTGTTCAAGTTCCAAGACCAGATTCATCACGTCTTAACGAGGCACGAACAAGGAGCGGCTCACGCAGCTCAAGGTTATGCTCGTATTTCTGGTAAAGTCGGGGTCGCGATGGCAACATCAGGGCCGGGAGCAACCAATTTAATTACGGGTATTGCTGATGCACAAATCGATTCTACGCCAATAGTTTGTATTACTGGTCAGGTGTTTTCTCATCTGTTAGGAAGTGATGCGTTTCAGGAAACCGATATTGTTGGTATTTCTACACCGGTGACTAAATGGAATTGTCAGGTAACTAAAGCTGCCGATATTCCTAAGGCTTTAGCTAAAGCATTTTATATAGCTAAAAGTGGTCGTCCGGGACCTGTGCTTGTCGATATTACTAAAGATGCGCAAGTGGGTGAATTAGATTTTGAATACACGCCATGTAAAGGTGTGCGTAGTTATATTCCAGTGCCTAAAACCAATCCTGCCGATGTTCAGGCTGCAGCCGATTTAATTAACGCAGCTAAAAAACCTATGATTGTTTGGGGACAAGGCGTTATTTTAGGTAAAGCAGAAGAAGAACTAAAAGCGGTTATTGAAAAGGCTGGTATTCCTGCAGCCTGGACCATTTTAGGGGCTTCGGCAATTCCAACCTCTCATCCATTAAATATTGGAATGGTGGGAATGCACGGAAATTATGCGCCAAATAAATTAACTAACGAGTGTGATGTGTTAATTGCTATAGGGATGCGATTTGATGATCGTGTTACTGGAAAATTAGATTCTTACGCAAAGCAGGCAAAAATCATTCACTTTGATATTGACCCGGCAGAGGTTGATAAAAACGTAAAAACCGATGTTGCTGTAATAGGCGATTCTAAAGATAGTTTAGCGCAGTTATTACCGCTTTTAGAGGCAAAATCTCATGATGCCTGGTTACAAGAATTCAAAGATTTATATGCTATAGAGTTCGAAAAAGTTATAAAAGGTGATCTACATCCGGTTAAGGAAGGTTTAACGATGGGCGAGGTGTTAAGACAAATTAATGAAGAAACTAAAGGTAATGCAGCGGTAGTTTCCGATGTTGGTCAGCACCAGATGATTGCTTGCCGTTACGCCGATTTTAAAGTTTCAAAAAGTAATATTACTTCGGGTGGTTTAGGAACTATGGGGTTTGCGTTGCCAGCAGCTATTGGAGCGAAGATGGCGGCGCCAGACCGCGAAGTGGTTGCGATAATTGGTGACGGTGGTTTCCAAATGAATATTCAGGAGTTAGGAACTATTTTCCAGACTAAAGTACCTGTTAAGATTGTGGTACTGAACAATGAATTCCTTGGAATGGTGCGTCAGTGGCAACAGTTATTCTTCGATAAGCGTTATGCGTCTACCGAAATGACTAATCCTGATTTTGTAACGATTGCAAAAGGCTATCACATTGATGCAAAACGTGTGAAGAAGAGAGAGGAACTGGCAGATGCTGTTAAAGAAATGATTGCTTCAAAAGACGCTTATTTCCTTGAAGTATGTGTAGAAAAAGAGGATAATGTATTCCCTATGGTTCCAACAGGAGCTTCGGTTTCAGATGTGCGTTTAAGCTAA
- a CDS encoding GLPGLI family protein: protein MKYIKELVLASALFVSIMGFAQKDFQGIAYYKSNTNVDTQGFGGGDMDPERQKRMVERMKEMLDKTYTLTFNQIESFYKVEETENSGGGGGRWRGMMNSFSNGPQYKNIKAKQLIQDQEFFGKQFLIKDELPNLDWKMTNESKKIGEYMCLKATAKRTVPNVGPGNFRRRPNADGQMEEPAPTKEVEVEAWYTLKIPINQGPGDYWGLPGLILEVTVDRTTLYCSKIVMNPAEKVAIEAPSKGKEISRADYDDLVKKKMEEMRSQFSERAGDRRF, encoded by the coding sequence ATGAAATACATTAAAGAATTAGTTTTAGCATCGGCTTTGTTTGTCTCGATAATGGGCTTTGCTCAAAAAGATTTTCAAGGTATTGCCTACTATAAGTCTAATACCAATGTCGATACACAAGGTTTTGGCGGTGGAGATATGGATCCGGAGCGCCAAAAGCGTATGGTAGAGCGTATGAAAGAAATGCTAGATAAAACCTATACCTTAACGTTTAATCAAATTGAATCTTTTTATAAAGTGGAAGAAACTGAGAATTCAGGTGGCGGCGGTGGTAGATGGAGAGGTATGATGAATAGCTTTTCTAATGGTCCTCAGTATAAAAATATAAAGGCAAAGCAGTTAATACAAGATCAGGAGTTTTTTGGTAAGCAGTTTTTAATAAAAGATGAATTGCCAAATTTAGATTGGAAGATGACCAACGAGTCCAAAAAGATTGGCGAATATATGTGTTTAAAAGCAACAGCTAAAAGAACGGTGCCTAACGTAGGGCCTGGAAATTTTAGAAGACGCCCAAATGCCGATGGTCAAATGGAAGAACCAGCTCCAACCAAGGAGGTAGAAGTGGAAGCTTGGTATACATTAAAAATTCCAATTAATCAGGGGCCTGGAGATTATTGGGGACTTCCGGGATTAATTTTAGAGGTTACTGTAGATAGAACCACGTTATACTGTTCAAAAATTGTGATGAATCCAGCTGAAAAAGTTGCGATTGAAGCACCTTCAAAAGGGAAGGAGATTAGTAGAGCAGATTACGATGATTTGGTAAAAAAGAAAATGGAAGAAATGCGTTCTCAGTTTAGTGAGCGTGCCGGAGACCGCAGATTTTAA
- a CDS encoding alpha/beta hydrolase family protein, whose translation MLHKLTLLLILAITLNSCATKKTWLSNTAQSKITYKTHESKTPVQDVNGNYLTIVYLENLGFKKLGGYTNSENVKWLLNQGYRVIELNYKNNPNAIASKINQDIIVINNALAEGNFCGFSDCSKIQSYILFEGYRIKRNIPYFKDDPTVYNRPDQYTEGDMLNMDIIYPANPSKEVPTILSFSYSNSYATFNKEKNTLTDDHKNLRTFLPYTFSGFNDSFLQGAPAHGLAWAIADHPKYCSWGSGKPKEGPNDTYKSYETNPDTAQKVKSAIRTLRSMTNDLGLSGDIGIYGFSRGSTAGSMAIGDKSVPLFENAGFNIGISDDVQVAALGPGVFDYTQIYNTLDDGDGNLELRCPWAWGALEDNYDLWKTMGSEYLVETSETAPVLFFYNTTDDAYYQDQILHLKNKLDKLNVPNQTLVDYGTGHAVPQTEKDLDTLYTFFKKYLNPPTLELKN comes from the coding sequence ATGCTACACAAATTAACCCTTCTACTTATTTTAGCAATCACCTTAAACTCATGCGCCACAAAAAAAACATGGTTGAGTAATACTGCACAAAGTAAGATTACCTATAAAACACATGAATCTAAAACTCCTGTTCAAGATGTTAATGGAAACTATCTAACCATTGTTTACCTTGAAAATTTAGGATTTAAAAAGCTTGGCGGTTACACAAATTCTGAAAACGTAAAATGGCTGTTAAACCAAGGATATCGGGTTATTGAATTAAACTACAAGAACAATCCAAACGCCATTGCCTCAAAAATCAATCAAGATATTATTGTTATAAATAACGCTTTAGCGGAAGGTAATTTTTGCGGATTTAGCGATTGCTCAAAAATTCAATCATATATATTATTCGAAGGCTACCGAATAAAACGAAATATACCTTATTTTAAAGATGACCCAACGGTTTATAACCGACCTGACCAATACACTGAAGGTGATATGCTAAATATGGATATTATATACCCGGCTAATCCTTCAAAAGAAGTGCCGACTATTTTATCCTTTTCGTATAGTAACAGCTATGCTACGTTCAACAAAGAGAAAAACACTTTAACCGACGACCATAAAAACCTGAGAACCTTTTTACCGTATACATTTTCCGGTTTTAATGATTCATTTCTACAAGGCGCCCCTGCTCATGGTTTGGCATGGGCTATTGCCGATCACCCAAAATACTGTTCATGGGGAAGCGGCAAACCCAAAGAGGGACCAAACGACACCTACAAATCGTATGAGACGAACCCGGATACGGCACAAAAAGTTAAATCGGCTATTCGTACATTAAGAAGTATGACTAATGACTTAGGTCTTTCTGGAGATATTGGTATTTACGGCTTCTCACGAGGTTCTACCGCAGGTTCCATGGCTATTGGTGATAAATCGGTTCCCTTGTTTGAAAATGCCGGTTTTAATATTGGTATTTCAGACGATGTACAAGTCGCTGCACTTGGACCAGGCGTATTCGATTATACTCAAATATACAATACGCTTGACGATGGCGATGGTAATTTAGAATTACGTTGCCCATGGGCCTGGGGTGCTTTAGAAGACAATTATGATTTATGGAAAACTATGGGTTCGGAATATCTTGTTGAAACTTCAGAAACAGCTCCAGTTTTATTCTTCTATAATACTACTGATGATGCTTACTACCAAGACCAAATATTACACTTAAAAAACAAACTTGACAAACTCAATGTACCTAACCAAACTCTTGTAGATTACGGCACAGGTCATGCCGTTCCTCAAACAGAAAAAGATTTAGATACTCTGTATACATTCTTCAAAAAGTATTTAAATCCTCCGACTTTGGAGCTTAAAAATTAA
- a CDS encoding S9 family peptidase: MKKITLFFLLALLANISFSQENQENLTPTPNYRLATKFSPYNISKMVHSTTVDPHWLESGNRFWYQYKTTEGSNYYIVDADKRTKKKLFDNAKMAKWLTEITKDPYDAKHLPKFDFEFVDNDTAIRFKLTSNEEVEVVDEKTKKDTDSIQTDSTKTKKEKKKAPKMEKKKYFLEYKLGANGLTILENEKEKKEPWKKWANVSPDSTVVLFSKNHNLYWMDKENFLKIVKDEKDTTVVENQWTKDGERYFGYGGSDKEESNTTKPADTTKREAIYGYWSHDSKKFVFAKRDSRHIKDLWVINSVAKGRPELETYKYHMAGEPEFYKTSVLIFDMPSKEIKSVQLDSTVQQTIAIYAHEYKKTDKREHKPRLLLSEKDKIYFSTVSRDRKRLDIHVADINTGEVKTLIEDHFNTFVDKKNIVLLNNETEILHWSERDGWGHFYLYDANGTLKNQVTSGEFHVDDFKGIDEKTRTVYFVATGVNKNEDPYYEHLYKVNLNGSGFKCLNEGDFNNSIDLSDSNLFFVNNFSRVNTVPKSELRNSNGSVILELEEADLSQLMAAGYKFPEPFKLKAADGITDLYGVMYKPYDFDETKKYPILEYVYPGPQTEAVNKSFSVSMHNTDRMAQVGFIVVTVGNRGGHPARSKWYHTYGYGNLRDYGLEDKKYVAEQLADKYNYIDIDKVGIYGHSGGGFMSTAAMLVYPDFFKVAVSSAGNHDNTIYNSWWSETHHGIKEVIGAEDKISFQYNIDKNQSLVKNLKGKLMLVTGDIDNNVHPASTIRVADALIKANKRFDFMVMPGQRHGFGQMYEYFFWLKADYFSKYLLGVEVTDTDIKEMNIDMPRKH, encoded by the coding sequence ATGAAAAAAATTACCTTATTTTTCTTGTTAGCTTTACTGGCTAACATATCCTTTTCACAGGAAAATCAGGAAAACCTGACCCCAACACCCAATTACAGGTTGGCCACAAAGTTTTCTCCATACAACATTTCAAAAATGGTGCATTCCACTACTGTTGATCCCCACTGGCTGGAGAGTGGAAACCGTTTTTGGTATCAATACAAAACCACTGAAGGCTCTAACTACTACATTGTAGATGCCGATAAAAGAACCAAAAAGAAACTGTTCGACAATGCAAAAATGGCGAAGTGGTTAACCGAAATCACTAAAGACCCATACGATGCTAAACACTTACCTAAATTCGATTTCGAATTTGTTGATAACGATACAGCCATACGTTTCAAATTAACGTCAAATGAAGAAGTTGAAGTGGTTGATGAAAAAACTAAAAAAGATACAGACTCAATACAAACCGATTCTACCAAAACTAAAAAGGAGAAAAAGAAAGCTCCTAAAATGGAGAAGAAAAAGTACTTTCTTGAATACAAATTAGGTGCTAATGGGTTAACCATTCTCGAAAACGAAAAAGAGAAAAAAGAGCCTTGGAAAAAATGGGCCAATGTATCTCCTGACAGTACAGTAGTTTTATTCTCTAAGAACCACAACCTGTATTGGATGGATAAAGAAAACTTCCTTAAGATTGTAAAAGACGAAAAAGACACCACCGTTGTTGAAAACCAATGGACAAAAGACGGTGAACGTTATTTTGGGTATGGTGGCAGTGACAAGGAAGAAAGTAACACGACTAAACCTGCCGATACTACAAAACGGGAAGCCATCTACGGTTACTGGTCTCATGACTCTAAAAAATTCGTATTTGCTAAAAGGGATTCTCGTCATATTAAAGATTTATGGGTTATCAACTCGGTTGCAAAAGGGCGTCCTGAACTTGAAACTTATAAGTATCATATGGCTGGTGAGCCGGAGTTTTATAAGACAAGTGTATTAATCTTCGACATGCCTTCTAAAGAAATTAAATCGGTTCAATTAGATAGTACTGTTCAACAGACAATTGCAATCTATGCACATGAATACAAAAAGACCGATAAAAGAGAACACAAACCACGCCTTTTACTTTCTGAAAAAGACAAAATCTATTTCAGTACGGTTAGTCGCGACCGTAAACGATTAGACATTCATGTTGCCGACATCAATACAGGTGAAGTAAAAACCCTAATAGAAGATCACTTCAATACATTTGTAGACAAGAAGAACATTGTTTTGTTAAACAATGAAACCGAAATTCTACACTGGTCTGAACGCGATGGCTGGGGGCATTTCTACTTATATGATGCTAACGGAACATTAAAAAATCAGGTGACTTCAGGTGAATTCCACGTTGATGATTTTAAAGGTATAGACGAAAAAACACGTACCGTTTATTTCGTAGCTACCGGAGTAAATAAAAATGAAGACCCTTACTACGAGCATTTATACAAAGTAAACTTAAATGGAAGCGGGTTTAAATGTTTAAATGAAGGCGACTTCAATAACAGTATCGATTTATCAGATTCTAATCTTTTCTTTGTTAACAACTTTTCAAGAGTTAACACCGTACCTAAATCGGAACTTCGAAACAGCAACGGATCAGTAATTTTAGAATTAGAAGAAGCCGATTTATCACAACTTATGGCGGCCGGATATAAATTCCCGGAACCGTTTAAATTAAAAGCTGCCGACGGTATCACCGATTTATACGGAGTCATGTACAAACCTTACGATTTCGATGAAACTAAAAAGTATCCGATTTTAGAATACGTATACCCTGGCCCGCAAACCGAAGCCGTAAATAAATCGTTCTCGGTAAGCATGCACAACACCGACCGTATGGCTCAGGTAGGCTTTATTGTGGTTACAGTTGGTAACCGCGGTGGTCATCCGGCGCGTTCTAAATGGTATCACACTTATGGTTACGGAAACCTTAGAGATTATGGTTTAGAAGACAAAAAATATGTTGCCGAGCAATTAGCCGATAAATACAATTATATAGATATTGATAAAGTTGGAATTTATGGTCACTCGGGTGGCGGATTCATGTCTACCGCAGCCATGTTAGTCTATCCAGATTTCTTTAAAGTTGCTGTATCATCTGCCGGAAATCATGACAACACCATTTACAACAGTTGGTGGAGTGAAACCCACCATGGAATTAAAGAAGTTATTGGAGCTGAAGACAAAATTTCATTTCAGTATAACATTGATAAAAACCAGTCTTTGGTGAAGAACTTAAAAGGAAAACTAATGCTTGTTACAGGAGACATTGACAACAACGTTCATCCTGCTTCAACCATTCGAGTTGCCGATGCGTTAATTAAAGCAAACAAACGTTTCGACTTTATGGTTATGCCTGGTCAACGCCATGGCTTTGGTCAAATGTATGAGTATTTCTTCTGGCTAAAAGCGGATTATTTCAGCAAATACTTATTGGGTGTTGAAGTGACCGACACCGATATCAAAGAAATGAATATTGACATGCCACGAAAACATTAA
- the metK gene encoding methionine adenosyltransferase, translating into MAYLFTSESVSEGHPDKVADQISDALIDNFLAFDKESKVACETLVTTGQVVLAGEVKSHTYLDVQKIARDTINKIGYTKGEYMFDGNSCGVFSAIHEQSDDINRGVDRASKEEQGAGDQGMMFGYATNETENFMPLALDLSHLLLTELAALRRENKDITYLRPDSKSQVTIEYSDDNVPQRIDAIVISTQHDDFADDDTMLAKIRKDIVEILIPRVIAKLPEQIQALFNDDIKYHINPTGKFVIGGPHGDTGLTGRKIIVDTYGGKGAHGGGAFSGKDPSKVDRSAAYATRHIAKNLVAAGVADEVLVQVSYAIGVVEPMGIFINTYGTCPFNMTDGEIAEKVSEIFDMRPFAIEERLKLRNPIYSETAAYGHMGRTNEIVTKTFTQPTGESVTLDVELFTWEKLDYVDQVKAAFNL; encoded by the coding sequence ATGGCATATTTATTTACTTCGGAAAGTGTTTCTGAAGGCCACCCAGATAAGGTTGCTGACCAAATTAGCGACGCTTTAATTGACAATTTTTTAGCTTTTGATAAAGAGTCGAAAGTAGCATGTGAAACTCTTGTAACTACAGGTCAGGTTGTTCTTGCCGGTGAGGTTAAGTCACACACCTATCTTGACGTTCAAAAAATTGCAAGAGATACAATTAACAAAATTGGATACACTAAAGGCGAATATATGTTCGACGGAAACTCTTGTGGTGTATTTTCTGCAATTCATGAACAGTCTGACGATATTAATCGTGGTGTAGACAGAGCTTCTAAAGAAGAACAAGGTGCAGGAGACCAGGGAATGATGTTTGGTTACGCCACTAACGAAACCGAAAACTTCATGCCTTTGGCTCTAGATTTATCACACTTACTTTTAACTGAATTAGCAGCTCTAAGACGTGAAAACAAAGACATCACTTATTTAAGACCAGACTCTAAAAGCCAGGTAACGATTGAATATAGTGATGATAATGTTCCGCAACGCATCGATGCAATTGTAATCTCTACGCAACACGACGATTTCGCTGATGACGATACCATGTTAGCTAAAATTAGAAAAGACATTGTAGAGATTTTAATTCCTCGTGTTATCGCTAAATTACCAGAGCAAATTCAGGCTTTATTTAACGATGATATCAAATATCACATTAACCCGACTGGTAAATTCGTAATTGGTGGACCACACGGTGATACCGGACTTACAGGTCGTAAAATTATTGTAGATACTTACGGTGGAAAAGGTGCACACGGTGGTGGTGCTTTCTCTGGAAAAGACCCAAGTAAAGTAGACCGTAGTGCTGCTTATGCAACGCGCCATATTGCTAAAAACTTAGTTGCTGCTGGTGTAGCCGACGAAGTTTTAGTACAGGTAAGTTATGCGATTGGTGTAGTTGAACCAATGGGTATTTTTATTAATACCTATGGAACTTGTCCGTTTAACATGACCGATGGTGAAATCGCTGAAAAAGTTTCTGAAATATTCGACATGCGACCATTTGCTATCGAAGAGCGTTTAAAACTAAGAAACCCTATTTATAGTGAAACTGCGGCTTACGGACACATGGGACGCACTAATGAAATCGTAACAAAAACCTTCACCCAACCTACAGGTGAAAGTGTTACTTTAGATGTGGAATTATTCACATGGGAAAAATTAGACTATGTAGATCAAGTGAAAGCAGCTTTCAACTTATAA
- the ilvD gene encoding dihydroxy-acid dehydratase: protein MKELNKHSKRLTQDESQPASQAMLYAVGLTDEDMKKAQVGIASTGYDGNPCNMHLNSLKDEVKVECNIAGLVGLGFNTIGVSDGISMGTSGMNYSLASRDIIADSIETVMNAQSYDALISVVGCDKNMPGAVIAMLRLNRPSIMMYGGTIASGNYKGRKLNIVSAFEALGQKVAGEIDEEEYREIIKSAIPGAGACGGMYTANTMASAIECMGFALPYNSSIPAENPNKLSESERTAIAIKNLLELDLKPLDIITKKSIENAIAIVNALGGSTNAVLHFLAIAHAADIEFTLEDFQRVSDRTPLIADLKPSGKYLMEDVHGIGGTPAVMKYLLDNGYLHGDCMTVTGKTLAENLKDVEPLQFDDEQDVIYPTDKALKSSGNLQILYGNLAEEGAVAKISGKEGLVFEGKAVVYDGEQAANTGISNGEVAKGDVVVIRYVGPKGGPGMPEMLKPTSLIMGAGLGKSVALITDGRFSGGTHGFVVGHITPEAQTGGAIGLVETGDRIRISAEDNSINVLISEEELAKRKAAWVAPELKHKKGILYKYAKSVASASKGCVTDAF, encoded by the coding sequence ATGAAAGAACTTAATAAACACAGTAAACGACTTACGCAAGATGAATCTCAGCCGGCATCACAGGCTATGCTATATGCGGTTGGGTTAACCGATGAGGATATGAAAAAAGCTCAGGTGGGTATTGCAAGTACAGGTTACGATGGTAACCCTTGTAATATGCACTTAAATAGTCTTAAAGATGAGGTCAAGGTTGAGTGTAATATTGCAGGATTAGTCGGTTTAGGGTTTAATACTATTGGTGTAAGTGATGGTATTTCTATGGGAACCTCCGGAATGAATTATTCTTTGGCTTCTCGTGATATCATAGCAGATTCTATTGAAACGGTTATGAATGCTCAAAGTTACGATGCACTTATTTCTGTGGTAGGGTGTGATAAAAATATGCCGGGAGCTGTAATTGCTATGTTACGTTTAAACCGTCCGTCAATCATGATGTACGGTGGAACAATCGCATCAGGAAACTATAAAGGAAGAAAATTAAATATTGTTTCGGCATTTGAAGCTTTAGGGCAAAAAGTAGCAGGAGAGATTGATGAGGAAGAATACCGAGAAATAATAAAAAGTGCGATTCCAGGAGCAGGAGCTTGCGGAGGTATGTATACGGCAAACACGATGGCTTCGGCTATAGAGTGTATGGGGTTCGCTTTGCCTTATAATTCATCTATACCAGCTGAGAATCCAAACAAATTATCGGAAAGCGAAAGAACCGCAATTGCGATTAAAAATCTATTGGAATTAGATTTAAAACCTTTAGATATCATTACTAAAAAATCTATTGAAAATGCAATTGCTATTGTAAATGCGCTTGGTGGTTCTACCAATGCGGTATTACACTTCTTGGCAATTGCTCATGCTGCAGATATAGAATTTACTTTAGAGGATTTTCAACGTGTTAGTGATAGAACACCTTTAATTGCCGATTTAAAACCAAGTGGTAAATACTTAATGGAAGATGTACACGGTATTGGTGGCACACCAGCTGTTATGAAGTATTTATTAGATAACGGCTATTTACACGGCGATTGTATGACTGTTACCGGTAAAACCTTAGCTGAAAACTTAAAAGATGTTGAGCCGCTTCAGTTTGATGATGAGCAAGATGTTATTTACCCAACAGATAAAGCCTTAAAATCTTCAGGAAATTTACAAATCCTTTACGGAAACTTAGCTGAAGAAGGTGCTGTGGCTAAAATCTCAGGAAAAGAAGGATTGGTATTTGAAGGTAAAGCGGTGGTTTACGATGGTGAACAAGCTGCAAACACTGGTATTTCTAATGGGGAAGTTGCAAAAGGCGATGTTGTTGTTATTCGTTATGTAGGTCCTAAAGGTGGACCTGGTATGCCGGAAATGTTAAAACCAACCTCTTTAATTATGGGTGCTGGTTTAGGAAAATCGGTGGCTTTGATTACCGATGGGCGTTTCTCTGGTGGTACACACGGATTTGTTGTTGGGCACATTACGCCTGAAGCACAAACCGGAGGAGCTATTGGTTTGGTTGAAACCGGAGATCGTATCAGAATTAGTGCGGAAGATAATTCTATTAATGTATTAATTTCTGAAGAAGAACTGGCTAAGCGTAAAGCGGCTTGGGTTGCTCCGGAATTAAAACACAAAAAAGGAATATTATATAAATATGCGAAATCGGTGGCTTCTGCTTCAAAAGGCTGTGTAACTGACGCATTTTAA
- a CDS encoding phosphatase PAP2 family protein, producing MTATKYLALTVTLICSVFISNAQTATDSLSTTKEKGRIWQNLKYDGGFVLKSVGNGFTQPLRWQKKDFLTAAGIVAGTGLLYAADTDAHTYFLEQGENAPQVLKEFGWYFGSPQNFFMISAGIYGFGLITDNEKVRETGVLIIGSAVTSGIIQTLSKNIIGRARPTDGDRNDFDMFSKEAGYHSFPSGHTILSVSMAHAIAKQFENIWVKAGIYAVGSIAPISRLWAGAHWLSDVGLGYAIAIVTVDGVDNFMKKKGAYSYAQPNKISWQFKAGYGTLGIVGTF from the coding sequence ATGACGGCGACAAAATATTTAGCACTTACCGTTACACTTATATGCAGTGTATTCATCAGCAACGCTCAAACAGCAACTGACTCCTTATCTACAACTAAGGAAAAAGGTCGTATTTGGCAAAACCTAAAATACGATGGAGGGTTTGTACTTAAAAGCGTAGGTAATGGATTTACACAACCTTTACGTTGGCAAAAAAAGGACTTTCTAACTGCAGCTGGAATTGTGGCTGGAACTGGTTTATTATATGCTGCCGATACAGATGCTCACACCTATTTTCTTGAACAAGGAGAAAATGCCCCACAGGTTTTAAAAGAATTTGGTTGGTACTTTGGAAGCCCACAAAACTTCTTTATGATTTCGGCTGGAATTTATGGTTTTGGACTTATAACAGATAATGAAAAGGTTCGTGAAACAGGGGTTTTAATTATAGGTTCGGCAGTCACTTCAGGCATTATTCAAACGCTCTCAAAAAACATAATAGGAAGAGCACGCCCAACCGATGGAGACAGAAATGATTTCGATATGTTTTCTAAAGAAGCTGGATACCACTCGTTCCCTTCTGGTCACACGATTTTATCGGTTTCTATGGCTCACGCGATTGCCAAACAATTTGAAAATATCTGGGTTAAAGCCGGTATTTATGCTGTTGGTTCTATTGCGCCAATTTCAAGATTATGGGCAGGAGCACATTGGTTAAGCGATGTAGGACTGGGTTATGCTATTGCTATTGTTACTGTAGATGGTGTTGATAATTTCATGAAGAAAAAAGGGGCCTACTCCTATGCTCAACCAAATAAAATTAGCTGGCAGTTTAAAGCGGGCTATGGTACTTTAGGTATCGTTGGTACGTTTTAA
- a CDS encoding deoxynucleoside kinase, with protein sequence MHIAIAGNIGAGKTTLTKLLAKHYHWEAQLEDVVDNPYLDDFYNQMERWSFNLQVYFLNSRFRQILQIRESGKDIIQDRTIYEDAHIFAPNLHAMGLMTNRDFENYRSLFDLMESLVQGPDILIYLRSSIPNLVSQIQKRGREYENSISIDYLSRLNERYEAWIHGYNKGKLLIIDVDKLDFVSNPEDLGYVINTIDAEINGLF encoded by the coding sequence ATGCATATTGCTATTGCCGGAAATATTGGCGCAGGAAAAACCACTCTAACAAAACTACTTGCAAAACATTATCACTGGGAAGCGCAGCTCGAAGATGTTGTCGATAATCCGTATTTAGATGATTTTTACAACCAAATGGAACGTTGGAGTTTCAACCTTCAGGTATACTTTTTAAATAGCCGTTTTCGCCAGATTTTACAAATTCGAGAAAGCGGAAAAGATATCATTCAGGATCGCACCATTTATGAAGATGCTCATATTTTTGCTCCCAATTTACATGCTATGGGACTTATGACAAATCGCGATTTCGAGAATTACCGTTCCCTTTTTGATTTAATGGAATCCTTAGTACAGGGACCCGATATCCTAATCTATTTACGAAGCTCTATTCCTAATCTGGTATCTCAAATTCAAAAACGTGGTCGAGAATATGAAAACTCTATAAGTATTGATTACTTAAGCCGACTTAATGAACGTTACGAAGCATGGATTCATGGTTATAATAAAGGGAAGTTACTAATTATTGATGTCGATAAATTAGATTTTGTATCAAACCCTGAAGATTTAGGCTATGTTATTAACACCATCGATGCAGAAATAAACGGCTTATTTTAG